A window of the Tunturibacter empetritectus genome harbors these coding sequences:
- a CDS encoding right-handed parallel beta-helix repeat-containing protein — protein sequence MKHNDKSRLCALATILIVSAVTPLTAQIVKLAPGTDVAARVAAAPPGTKFVFSPGIYIGQQINPKDGDSFTGEGNVILDGAQPLNFRGSGNVWSAPVGVITIGKIRCMHDHPLCNIQRDLYLDDKPLMPVASSDALSVNTWFYDEANGSAVIGFNPAGHKLEIAVAKTAFNNTGRNVTISHLIVEKYASIPQFGAVGGQGSLGNGQGGAQGWTLTDTEVRFSHGTGIQLSDGATIEHCNIHHNGQKGLGARGANVLVENSEIAFNNYAGYDPGWEAGGTKFARTTNLRVLNNYVHDNVGSGLWTDIDNKNTTYRMNRVEHNAGSGIQHEISYDALIEQNTVRWNGAPPRISLWQAQISVQNSSNVIVRDNIVIVPPDAGNGIVVINQERGMGDLGTRLGANNQIIHNTITFEGRGGASGLMDASGSATNNHFDNNTYILKAGGEHFENRGKKTWEQFRALGNDPNSSLVDLAGKQIKQ from the coding sequence GTGAAGCATAACGACAAGTCGCGCCTCTGTGCGCTAGCCACGATACTAATAGTGTCGGCGGTTACGCCGCTAACGGCACAGATCGTCAAGTTGGCCCCCGGAACTGACGTCGCTGCACGGGTTGCAGCGGCACCGCCAGGTACAAAGTTTGTCTTTTCGCCAGGCATTTACATCGGCCAGCAAATCAATCCGAAAGATGGCGACAGTTTTACAGGGGAAGGGAACGTAATCCTGGATGGGGCGCAGCCTCTCAATTTTCGTGGCTCAGGCAACGTCTGGTCTGCTCCGGTGGGCGTTATTACTATCGGGAAGATTCGCTGTATGCATGACCACCCCCTCTGCAATATTCAACGTGACTTGTACCTTGATGACAAGCCATTGATGCCAGTCGCGAGCTCTGACGCACTAAGCGTAAACACATGGTTTTATGACGAAGCCAACGGCAGCGCTGTGATAGGGTTCAATCCCGCTGGCCATAAACTCGAGATAGCCGTCGCCAAAACCGCGTTCAACAATACGGGACGAAATGTAACCATCTCTCACCTCATCGTGGAAAAGTATGCATCCATTCCGCAATTTGGAGCTGTTGGAGGTCAAGGGTCTCTAGGTAACGGACAAGGTGGCGCGCAAGGGTGGACCTTGACCGACACCGAAGTGCGATTTTCTCACGGTACTGGCATTCAACTGTCAGACGGGGCCACGATCGAGCATTGCAACATCCATCACAATGGGCAAAAGGGCCTTGGGGCGCGCGGAGCGAACGTGCTGGTTGAAAACTCCGAAATCGCGTTCAATAACTACGCCGGTTACGATCCCGGTTGGGAGGCTGGCGGCACCAAATTTGCCCGCACCACCAACCTGCGAGTTCTGAATAACTACGTACACGATAACGTTGGCAGCGGACTGTGGACCGATATCGATAATAAGAACACGACCTACCGCATGAACCGAGTCGAGCACAATGCTGGCAGCGGAATTCAACATGAGATAAGTTACGACGCTCTGATCGAACAGAACACCGTTCGCTGGAACGGAGCACCGCCGCGTATCTCTCTTTGGCAGGCACAGATTAGCGTACAGAATTCAAGCAATGTTATCGTTCGGGACAATATTGTTATCGTGCCCCCTGACGCTGGCAACGGGATAGTTGTTATCAATCAAGAGCGTGGAATGGGAGATTTGGGAACCAGGCTCGGTGCGAATAATCAAATTATTCACAACACCATCACCTTCGAAGGCCGTGGAGGAGCCAGTGGCTTGATGGATGCCTCGGGATCCGCGACAAATAATCACTTCGATAACAATACGTATATTCTCAAAGCCGGTGGTGAACACTTTGAAAACCGTGGAAAGAAAACCTGGGAACAGTTTCGCGCACTCGGAAACGATCCAAACAGCAGCCTGGTAGACCTTGCTGGCAAACAAATAAAGCAGTAA
- a CDS encoding O-antigen ligase family protein, producing the protein MYRFWLKMLAGLLLGYMVLDRGFAHFGVPPIYVGELVLVPGILLALVPGAIMPVLRTPLGLLYIVFAVFNLGCTLPYLGSYGVDTVRDSAIWIYGIFFLLAASLLIRRPKMLMRVPTVYGRFLMWYTPILCVLMMLRFLLHADDETEGGTRLFSIKMGDMGAHLAGVFAFLLLSLDMLWQRTDSKPRASVRYLITAAGALVSFVFVSSVNRGGMLSVIVALVLVTLLAKKISWGRAGIILAGGVVAVLLVFGAAGAKVHISAARTLSLDQLVTNVSSVFFPQDSSNTATSNTAHWRLDWWKKIIGYTFGGSYFWTGKGYGVNLADSDGFQIGAGHVLRAPHNSSMSILARSGVPGFALWIALLVTFAFQMVRMVLHAKRRDRVVWSRVALWCFVYWLAMVVDSCFDVALEGPQLGIWFWSLMGFGVALQTVYKEHFAYADHGTITNLVAESDWTELPVLAHIQSNRTASS; encoded by the coding sequence CGATTTACGTGGGAGAGCTGGTTCTTGTGCCGGGCATTTTGCTGGCGTTGGTGCCCGGCGCCATCATGCCTGTACTGCGTACCCCGTTAGGTCTGCTCTATATTGTCTTCGCCGTCTTCAACTTGGGCTGCACTTTGCCCTATCTGGGCAGTTACGGCGTGGATACAGTGCGCGATTCAGCGATCTGGATCTACGGAATCTTTTTCTTGCTTGCGGCCAGCCTGTTGATTCGCCGGCCGAAGATGTTGATGCGCGTTCCTACTGTGTATGGGCGGTTTCTCATGTGGTATACGCCTATACTTTGTGTGCTCATGATGCTCCGTTTTCTACTCCACGCAGACGACGAAACTGAAGGAGGAACCCGCTTATTCTCGATAAAAATGGGAGACATGGGGGCCCATCTGGCGGGAGTGTTCGCCTTCCTTCTTCTTTCGCTCGACATGCTATGGCAGCGAACCGACTCTAAGCCGCGCGCTTCTGTGCGGTACCTGATAACCGCTGCTGGGGCTCTGGTGTCATTCGTCTTCGTTTCGTCGGTCAATCGTGGTGGAATGCTTTCGGTTATCGTAGCTCTCGTCCTGGTAACGTTGCTGGCCAAAAAGATCAGTTGGGGGCGTGCGGGAATAATCTTAGCTGGCGGAGTTGTCGCTGTACTTCTAGTCTTCGGCGCGGCGGGAGCTAAGGTGCACATCAGCGCTGCCCGCACCCTTTCTCTTGACCAACTTGTAACCAACGTGAGTAGCGTCTTTTTCCCTCAGGATTCAAGCAACACTGCCACGAGCAATACGGCGCACTGGCGGCTGGATTGGTGGAAGAAAATCATAGGCTATACCTTTGGCGGCTCGTATTTCTGGACTGGAAAAGGATACGGCGTAAATTTAGCCGATTCCGATGGTTTTCAGATTGGAGCAGGACATGTCCTGCGAGCACCCCACAACTCGAGCATGTCAATTCTCGCGCGGTCCGGTGTTCCAGGGTTTGCGCTTTGGATTGCGCTATTAGTGACCTTCGCGTTTCAAATGGTCAGGATGGTGCTCCACGCCAAGAGGCGCGATCGCGTGGTATGGTCCCGCGTCGCGCTCTGGTGTTTCGTCTACTGGCTCGCCATGGTGGTTGACTCCTGCTTCGACGTTGCTCTGGAAGGCCCTCAACTGGGCATCTGGTTCTGGTCGTTAATGGGCTTTGGTGTAGCTCTGCAAACTGTTTACAAAGAGCACTTCGCTTATGCGGACCACGGAACGATCACAAACTTAGTGGCAGAAAGCGACTGGACTGAACTTCCGGTTCTCGCTCATATTCAATCCAACCGTACAGCCTCCTCTTAA